Below is a genomic region from Gasterosteus aculeatus chromosome 2, fGasAcu3.hap1.1, whole genome shotgun sequence.
CCCCAAAGGAGAATAAAACATACGCTGAACGTCCACGTGTCGCTCCTCTGGTTCCAGGAGGATCGAACACTGTTCGGTCAACTTCCACATGCGTGTCTTCATTGTTCTGATCCAAGTCCTCCGTCACTTTGTCCAGCAGAGTGAAGAGTGTCCTTCTTAACGTGCTTCTCTGAATCGTTTGCTAACGATCGCAGTTGATTTGAAatggtttttaaaaacaaaaccatgtaGCCAAatgctaacaacaacaacaacttctgcTAAGGAGCAAACTTCAAGACAGAAACAGTAGAGCAGTTGACTCCTCCGGGTCTACATCTGTACCGTATGATCACATCGTCAGCAGATCCATTTCCCATCGTCCTTGTAGCGACAATCTCATTACACAATCGACGTCTGTCTAATCAACACTTGTAGCTATCATTTCTGATAAAAATGATGTTACATTGTTCGTAGTAAATACTTGATTGAAACTGCCTGAATGTTATAAAGAAAATTGTTGGCAGACAAAGCAGGACACAATTAGCTTAAATTGATGATCACAGCAGAGATGGGCAAACATTTTGAATGATATGGTTTAAGGGGAAAGAAAAATCCAAATCCATGGCAATTGGAATTCAATCACAGTTCACTCAAGACACCAGGAAGAGGGCAAATACTTTTTCACTGTATATTCAGAGTTTTTGGGCCACTGGCTCATTGTTTTAATACCTCAGTCGTGGTTACCTGTCAGAACGTGTTTGCATGTCCTTCCAGGCTTGATAAATCCTAAAGAGACATCGAAGCCCCCTCTGTGTAACGCGAGGAGACGTCTCGtcgcagcgtgtgtgtgatacATTGTTGCAAACCGCGTTGTCTCCAGGTGGAGACACCTGCTGCTCAGATAGCAGGAGGCCAGCAGGTGGAGGCCTCGTCCCCCCTGAGTGGAGagtctccacctcctcttccagcCAAGCCGAGGCCTGCTATGAAAACGTGGAGGCGCCCCGGCCCCCCGCCAGACCAGCAGCGCCATCGAACGCCCAAGAGGGAGGGGACAAGGTCACCTCAGGGTGATGGCGGCGTCGGTACGGAACGACACGAGGCGGAGGAAGAGGCACCGGGCTCACAGAGTCTACTTCAAACATGATGTCATACATCACAGAGTATCACACCTCTGTAGAAGCAGATGAGCCCTGGTGTGaatgtggtcatgtgacaccaCACAACCAACAGCAACACGTCTTTAACTTGTGTAAAGGGGAACAAGAAAGGTTATTTTGAGAAGCcttgtgcttcttctcctcacACTCTGACTGCAGAGTTTTCTCTAAAGCACAAATGTATCAAAacgatttatttcatttcacccttttgttttgttagatttcttttattttgcctttttactttttaaatcagCGTCACAAGAACAGATTCTTTTGTGAGAACATTCAGCTGTGAGGTGTTTGTTGGAGTTTGAGCCTAAAATCCAAAAGGCCGCATTAAAGTCACTGTTGATAAAATATGTCAACGCCACGACTATCAGAACAAAcatgattaaattaaaaaaaaggtcgttgtggtgcaggggttagagaaggtgtgctgggaagcataaggttgttggtttgatttcaggctgccccatgttccatgttgacgtgtccctgagcaagacacctaacccctaattgctccccgggcaaaatgtgaaagtcatgggtttaaagtgtaatgtaagttgcttttgataaaagcgtctgctaagtgacctgtaatgtaaatgagTTATTATATGAATTTATTCATACAGATTCAAAAGAAGGCGGTTTATGTGTTCATAATATTGCACTGGAGTTTATTAAGTGTCACCTCAAGTAGTGACATCATCCTACACTAAGTGTCACAAGGTTTATAATTCTATTTCTAATCATCTGTGTGATTGCTATTGTAATGTTCTATCATTtggttataatatatatatatatatatatatatatatataccttgtAAATATGTAGTCTGAatagttttctctcttttctctcaacaTGTTGTTGCAGATGAGGAACTAAAGAGTTGGTGGAAATTCTCATCTCCATTTTTTCATTCCGTCTCACGCAATGAGGTGGATTGTGAAAGAGTCTTAGCTGTTTcctctttttatgtgttttaaagGTTTTGCAATTTATAGCTTCTCTAAATGTAGAGTTTTCTTTGTTctactgcaaaaagaaaaaaagaccaacgaccccaaaaaacagaatacaagatgtttttcactttaatttcCACGTCTCAGGCTGAGGTTCAGTTGTGATGAAAGAGGcgtcccagaatgcaccacatcctcctgctgctgtgttttgctgttAGAGTTGAATGAGACTTTGATGCACAAAAAGGAACCTTATGattgatcaaataaaatgtctctctTACTACATTTAAGTGTAATTAAAAGTTGGTGGATGTATTTTGGTCTGTTTCAGCGAGCTTCTGTGATTCACTTCTCTTTATCTCACAGGGTTTTTTATATCAGTCATTGTGAAATGATGGAACATCTTTTGTTAAGACTGTATTCGACCCAGAACACGGAGATTCCACACAGGAAACAGGCTCAACGGGAGGGGGCTGAACCCGGGGTTTCTGGGAAGGGGGGCCGAGCTCCACGGGGGGGTCCCGGTGACGCGGGGATCTGCACAGAGGAACCAGGGTTACAGAGAGAACAGCAGGAACGATCAGAGTCTGACGAGCCGGGATCCGGAGCCGAGTCGCCGCGTAACGTAACGACGTGGCGCCGGAGAAGCGAACAGTCTGAATCCTGCAGGGTGAATCGtggaatgtggatcagctgtgtggaGACGGAGCCGGATGAAACAAACAGcgcggacagacacacacggggggaaatatacaaacacacagaaacggcAGGTGACTCACAACAACCTTTCTCTGGGTCACCggatatattttaaataaaaagaataaagaatggATCATGAACAGAAGCAGAAGTTAGAGAAAACCTCACATCTGATATTCATCTGTGGTCtctgcatttccacatttctctgcaTCTTTCACACCTTTCAAACTATCTCTTGACACGAAGCGGAAGAGTTTCTCACAAGCGAGTGTCAGCGTGGACGTGAGGATGGGACACACCTTGTTTGGTGCGTTGGGGCTTTTCTGTGAGTACTTTCTCTGTTTAAATCATAGTTTTCATAcatacaactttttaaatgccagaagttaatagtttctgtcagtttgatgatgtttctcactttattttagcGCTGAATATTCTCCTCTACTGTGGACACGCTCAAGGTTTCTATACAACTTTCTTATTTTGTTACATTGACTCAAGACGACTCAACACCTTCTATCACTATTTTAACTTTAATAGATCTGTTCTCTTTAGTTAATTTATGATGAATACAAGAAAAAAGACAAGATTCATTCTttacatgttgtgtttgtttccaaatgctttgctgcatattgAGCCAAACTGGTCCCCTTTATTTACTGGAGAGAAAGTTTCCTTCATATGTGACTCAAGGGAAGGAAACGACACTGACTGGAATTACTCATTCAGTAGGAATGATCATTTCTTTACCACCAACGGAACAGTAAATAGATATAAATCATCATCTCTAACTAGAGGAGATAGTGGTGAATATCAGTGTGTTGCTGATCACAAGATCCGTCCTGTTAGAAGAGAAAGTAATAAAGTCTCTGTAACTGTATCAGGTAAGTGATCAATGTTTTACCATCACGACGAGTTCATTAAAGCACTTTTATATTAATGAGAcgtgttgatttaataaacctGTTTGATGAAGTGctaatttaaaataatgtagTGATAATTAATGAATGTTAACTAGTGTGAGAGAAAGTTACACTGATGCTGTTTAATCAGCTGCGCTTTGTTTAAAATGATCAATTATCTGATAATATTGATAATTTCAAATAACACAAAAGAAAGATGGACAGTTAAGACAAACCATCCCATATTTTATCCCTAttgacaaaatataaattagTTACTGATTAATCATTGATAACACAAATGGATCAATCACATCAGCAGAGTGTggcgcctccttcaggtgaaatgttctcattactcagtgaaccttttattatttattacagggaGACTGACTTTGACATCTTCTTCTGTCTGCAACTTTATGTTAAATTAAAATTATGTTGGAAACATAAATCACTGATTTCTTGTATCATTGTTCATTTAAGGAAACTGATTTagtaaagcaaagaagtaactgttacacagacagagatgtgatcctttaactcctgcgtcctccttgtatgaaggagaatcagtgactcttcactgtcgacatggagaccagagaaaggagaagaatgctgacttctacaaagacaaaacacttattgagatggacacaaaccatcaacacacacatgaaatcaccatttctctgatgtctgatgggagctcttacaagttcagatttaaggacaaagaatctgaaatagactatttgaaatgtgagattagttactatgtttaaagacattgtacccaaacacctgtttaacacatgaagacagataaaaagctggaggacatcagcagtgacagtaatccaccaaggactcatcataacacgtctttattctgtcaaacctctttccaacagatCCTCAgtctgtcctcacagtgtctccatcatggacgagtcctggagactcagtgactctgacctgcagtgttggaCCTCcatctgcaggatggaggttcttctggtataaggCTGTTCCAGACATGTCATCCATCAACAACTTCTACAACTTTGAGCTTCTAgctggtggcaccactgggactgaacaggattcctacattcttcatggacagacacacacagcaggatatcAGTGCAGAGCTGtaagaggagatcctgtgtctTACACTCAGTATAGTGAtgtgaagtttgtctggtctggaggtgagtttgttcagacttttatattcttgcacaagggaataaatgtcctttttgtgttgacattgtttgtcctgtgtgtgtctcctaatgatgtgtcttcaggtgtgaatccagcagcgtctctcacagtgagtcctcacagactgcagcacttcagcacagagtcactgtcactgatctgtgagggaaactctgctGAGTGGAGAGTGAAGAAGGCTGATCAAGATGGCAAGAGGTCAATTTGTTCTTACTGGGGAGaaatgactggatccacatgcaacaccgacactagagcgagtagtggagtgtactggtgtgagtctgaaacacagttcagcaatgcagccaacatcactatacacagtgagtttatattcatttaaaggtttttatatctaaagtatttacacatcttattACAGACATTTTAAGGTGCATTCACTGAATTAGAAGTTATCTTAAGAtaaactatttgtttgtgtgagacaatATAGTTGTAAAGATGTTCATGTTcagtaaaaacacataatattAGAGATGTAACATGACCAGCAGTGAAAGGTGAATGTTGTGTGATCAAGGgttcatgtttgtgtatttgagtgtgtgtgttgtagtactTGTTTAGCACTACAACACATTAGTACCTGTGTTTTTACTggcttttactttgttttaagtatgtttttctggctctgtgacactctgagatctgttgatgaagagtgtgttataaataaactgtattattattgttacttgtgtatctcttcatggttggtgtgtacttgtgtgtagatcctgaagaagcagcatcaagctctgtgtttctcgtgccgttggttgttggtctggtttctggagttttactgattattctcttgctgctgtttctgcgtcGCTACAGAAAGTCAGAAGGTGAGATCTTTTCCTTCTGATATCAGACTGATTTCACTGAAATAAGTCAAAGTCACAGATATTATTACACACACTAATTAATGATCaatgtgaaacctttttcttgcagcttcaagcctcagcaggttggtacaagcctctcttctctcac
It encodes:
- the LOC144386298 gene encoding uncharacterized protein LOC144386298 → MKQTARTDTHGGKYTNTQKRQRKSFSQASVSVDVRMGHTLFGALGLFSLNILLYCGHAQDPQSVLTVSPSWTSPGDSVTLTCSVGPPSAGWRFFWYKAVPDMSSINNFYNFELLAGGTTGTEQDSYILHGQTHTAGYQCRAVRGDPVSYTQYSDVKFVWSGGVNPAASLTVSPHRLQHFSTESLSLICEGNSAEWRVKKADQDGKRSICSYWGEMTGSTCNTDTRASSGVYWCESETQFSNAANITIHNPEEAASSSVFLVPLVVGLVSGVLLIILLLLFLRRYRKSEASSLSRSQRTNQSPATDHMINQDESSLTYSVVQLKHLKKKEKHDEPDESPVYSDVRIPSAADDVTYAQVHPPTGKKSNEGKSRCAAEEETVCSEVKPGTFDQ